A genomic window from Triticum urartu cultivar G1812 chromosome 7, Tu2.1, whole genome shotgun sequence includes:
- the LOC125518402 gene encoding uncharacterized protein LOC125518402: MDRFHDRQHVRLRSRVHGTYLHANDDGRSVSLRSRRATLETAWTVHIYRGNDGTYLLLHSAAYGRYLAATATRAPLALGNLGFRAELRDYDQPEVGAIMWRAVEAGSGGDVMLRNAGGRYLRANGRHLPWNTRVSVDDANNTSTMMCWTLQTVPSRMDVPIPHYPVRSPGDWFGLRPGVWRTIRFVRANGEGFYAEEEGWDAFPFRGRSVHHLRDELSTRVNLHIFDLVACVRAGRYGRPTPLVANLPHGGAGETLEIVVVQCGTPDFGVDFLNVHDRLVLEKQFTETAKVFIWKVLVTVKLDSDNSVPLFGPIRRQ, encoded by the exons ATGGACAGGTTCCACGACAGGCAGCACGTGCGGCTGCGGAGCCGCGTGCACGGCACCTACCTCCACGCCAACGACGACGGGCGGAGCGTCTCCCTCCGCAGTCGCCGCGCGACGCTGGAGACGGCGTGGACGGTGCACATCTACCGAGGCAACGACGGCACGTACCTGCTCCTCCACAGCGCCGCCTACGGCCGCTACCTCGCCGCCACGGCCACGCGGGCGCCGCTCGCGCTCGGCAACCTCGGCTTCCGCGCCGAGCTGCGCGACTACGACCAGCCGGAGGTGGGGGCCATCATGTGGCGGGCCGTGGAGGCGGGTTCCGGCGGGGACGTCATGCTACGCAACGCCGGCGGCCGCTACCTCCGCGCCAACGGCAGGCACCTCCCCTGGAACACCCGCGTCAGCGTCGACGACGCCAACAACACCAGCACCATGATGTGCTGGACCCTCCAGACCGTCCCCTCCAGAATGGATGTGCCTATCCCTCATTATCCTGTTCGC TCCCCCGGCGACTGGTTCGGGCTCAGGCCGGGGGTGTGGCGGACAATCCGGTTCGTGCGGGCGAACGGAGAGGGGTTCTACGCCGAGGAGGAAGGCTGGGATGCCTTCCCTTTCAGGGGGAGGTCCGTGCACCATTTGAGGGACGAGCTGTCCACCCGCGTCAACCTGCACATCTTCGACCTCGTCGCATGCGTCCGAGCGGGCCGCTACGGGAGGCCGACGCCGCTCGTCGCCAACCTGCCCCATGGCGGCGCCGGGGAAACCCTCGAGATCGTCGTCGTCCAGTGCGGGACTCCTG ATTTTGGTGTCGATTTCCTGAATGTCCATGATCGGCTTGTGCTTGAGAAACAGTTTACTGAAACTGCTAAAGTCTTT ATATGGAAAGTGCTGGTTACAGTCAAACTTGATTCAGACAATTCAGTTCCTCTGTTTGGTCCTATTCGCCGCCAGTAA